In Carassius gibelio isolate Cgi1373 ecotype wild population from Czech Republic chromosome B17, carGib1.2-hapl.c, whole genome shotgun sequence, a single window of DNA contains:
- the sparcl2 gene encoding SPARC-like protein 1 yields MHLLGHLLFFTLTLHLGVVKAGRAQRKQRQAEEKLRPYLGRVDPESLCQLLKCHSPIGSWCQVVKEGGVLAPKCVCPKTCPRQVAPVCSVLGKTYSNECLLHKEACRKKRRIGKAHSGACIVSKAECSEEEFGQFPYRLLDWFLLLSRMGERYTPAAPSQSCLTHTQRTQLAERRFVLLDRKRDGKLNRRDLRKLHYKRMPLEHCAQRFFQSCDKNKNKKVTLREWTSCLVDQSERWFQDFMSVKMGSPKLCPVPDNNL; encoded by the exons GCTGGAAGAGCCCAGCGTAAACAGAGGCAGGCTGAAGAGAAGCTGAGGCCATATTTGGGCAGAGTGGATCCTG AATCCCTTTGTCAGTTGTTGAAATGTCACAGTCCTATTGGTTCCTGGTGCCAAGTAGTGAAGGAGGGGGGAGTTCTCGCCCCTAAATGTGTGTGTCCAAAGACCTGcccacg GCAGGTGGCACCAGTGTGTAGCGTTTTGGGGAAGACGTACAGCAATGAGTGTCTTCTTCACAAGGAGGCCTGCCGCAAAAAACGACGCATCGGCAAGGCACATAGTGGAGCCTGTAttg TGAGCAAGGCTGAGTGCTCTGAGGAAGAGTTCGGTCAGTTCCCGTACCGTCTGCTGGACTGGTTCCTACTCCTCAGCAGAATGGGAGAGAGATACACACCAGCCGCTCCCTCACAAagctgcctcacacacacacagcgaacCCAGCTTGCAGAG aggaggTTTGTTCTGCTGGATCGTAAAAGGGACGGGAAGTTAAACAGGAGAGATCTGAGAAAGCTCCACTACAAGCGGATGCCACTGGAGCACTGCGCTCAAAGATTCTTCca gtcatgtgacaagaacaaGAATAAGAAGGTGACCCTGAGGGAGTGGACATCCTGTCTGGTTGACCAGTCAGAACGCTGGTTTCAGGATTTCATGT CCGTGAAGATGGGCTCACCAAAGCTGTGTCCTGTCCCAGACAACAACCTGTAA